The window GTTCATTACAATTACCACCCATTATTTATGTATGCTATAATTATAATGCATCTTGGGGATAAATTGCATCAATCAGATATTTCCAATAATCTACTACCCTAAGATGTCAATGCCTGAGTAGTAACGAAATATGTATTAAGAGGTTATACATACTTGTGTGGGAGTAATAATTTGGAAAAGCATGAGTTTGGAATAATAGATTCTTTTGAAGAAATCAAATGGTATAGTGACTATGAACCTGAAAAATATAATTGTATTTCTGTTAGTGACGATTTATTTGAAGAATTAATTATAAAGTGTAATGAAGAATTATTGGCAATTAAAACATATTTTCAGGTTACAACCCAGCCAGGTACCGGATTAGATTATTGCGGTGTAACGCTTATTCCTCCAGAATCCCTTAAACAATTTAGAGGGGTTATTATCAAGGCAAATATCCACTATCAATCGCAGGAACTTGAATTGCTTATTGAAAAGGTATCTAGTGCAATTAGTGAAAATAAATACTTAATTCACTATGGAATATAGTATTTTTCATATAAGAATATGAATATGCAGATGAAAAGTGGGAGTATCATGTTTGAATATATAAAATTGCAAAGAACAATGTGTTTTGGGACTTGCCCCGTTTATAGTGTAACAGTGGATAATGAGGGCAATGTAAATTATTATGGAGAATTGTTGATAATAACAGATTAAAGGGAACTCAATACTGGTTCCCTGTTCGTTGCTCAGGGTTTGCGAATAATATCAAAATCACAGATAGTGATAGAATGGGTGTTATAGTCAATGAGCCCATCTTTTTTCATTTTATTGAGTTCACGGGAAAGAGAAGTCCTTTGAATACCTAACCTCTCGGCTAATTCCTTTTTTGTCATATTAAGTTTTATTTCTTTACTTTTTTGAGAGTAGTACTCATAGTTTAAGAATTCAATGATAGATTCCTTTATAGATTTCATGGAGATTGATTTAATTTTGCTTGTCAAGATAGCAGTTTTGTCCGATATGCAAGTTAAGAACTGTATTAAGAAATCCTGGCTAGTCTGACAAAGTTGCAGTACAAAATCTTTATCGATATGTAAAATTTCAGCATCTGATTTTGCCACCACACTCATGGGATAATAAGGATACCTTGAAAACAATAGGTTGCCTCCTATACTGTCTCCGACCTTAAATTCGGTAATAGTTAATACATTTCCCTTTTCATCAATCTTTTGAACAAATACCTGGCCTTTTAAAATAATATCCCAGTAATTGCATTTCTCGCTTTCAAAATGGATAATGCTGCCTTTATTGTATTTAGAGATAATATAATTATGAGTTTTAAAAAGATTAAGCAGTTCTTCAGTAGAAAATCCATCAAATAACTCTGTTAGTCTTAAAATACTTAGATAATTTTTTATATTCATAAATACCACCTTTTTTAAAATTAGGTTGTGTTAAGTAGTATTTGTGTAAAATGCGTCAAATGATTTATTTTCAAGCATTAGAGAGTTATTAAACCTCAGAATTCGTGTACCCCCTAATTTTCATCAAATCCATGCTTGCATCCTCTTAAAAATGCTTTAAAATCTGCTCATAAATTTTTGTCAAGGTCGGGCTGAAAGCCCGTTAATTTCAGCCTTGACAAAAATTCAATTGAGCAGATTAAAATTTTGTCAGAGGATGAAAGTATTTAAATCTTGCGAAGCATTTTTTCATATTTTACTTTACACTATCTAAAATTAGTTACCGTGGTAACTGTATGTTACTGTAATTTATTATAATATAGATTTAAACATAATGAAAGGAGAGTTTTTATGCTGGAGAAAAAATATGTATACAGTCTTACAGATGACAAAATAATTGAAAGGATTGTGGATGATGAGAATATTCACCTAAATCATATGGTTCTTGTAAAAGGAACAAATCTTCCTGAACACTATTCCAATTCCAACGTCTATATGATAATTGTACGGGGAAAAATGACTTTGCAGTTAAATGAACAAGAACCACATCATTACACCAAGGGAGATATTATTAATATACCATACAAAACAAAAATGAATGTCCATAATCAAGACGAAGAAGTATTGGAATTCTTTGTGGTAAAATCACCTAATCCTAAAAACTACAGGGAGAAGGAGTGATGAAAGGTGGATATTTTTACAGCATCATTATGGGGAATAACAGGGGCTGCATTTATTGCATCCCTTATTAAAGATAAGCAAAGAATGTTTTGGGAGAATCCAATCTGTTCATTTCAACCGTTATTTCTGCCTTAGTAGGTAGTATTACATTGATTCCAGCCTTTGTAGCATTTCCTCTGGTAGGTTCTTTTGTAGATGCAGGTGCAAGTATTGTCCCTGCCGTTGCATTCTTAACTACTTTAACGATGGTTGGAATAGTGACATTCCCATTAGAAAAACAAGAGTTTGGTTTGAAATTTGCTACTACCCGTAATGTTCTTAGTTTTGTATTTGCACTTATAATAGCGCTGACGATGGGAGTGATTATGTGAAATGATTGAAATAATTAAAAAGAACAAACTGCTGGCAGCAGTATCTTTGGCATATATTTTTCTATTTATCGCAATGCCCGATAAGGCTTATTTATCTGTCAAAAACAGCATATATTATATTATAGAAATGCTTGAAATTATGCCTGTGATTTTTATACTTACATCAATTATTGAAGCATGGGTTTCTAAAGAAGTAATCATGAATGGATTTGGGGAGAAAGCAGGAATAAAGGGGGGTATATTCTCGTTCTTATTGGGCAGTTTTTCAGCAGGACCTATTTATGCGGCATTCCCAATTTGCAAAATGCTTTTAAAGAAAGGTGCCAGCATCGCAAATGTAGTCATCATATTAAGTGCATGGGCGGTAATAAAAGTACCCATGCTTGCCAATGAAGCAAAATTCTTAGGACCGAATTTTATGGGGCTAAGATGGATATTGACAGTAATATCCATACTGATAATGTCATATCTAATGACTGTATTTGTAAAAAAAGAA of the Xylanivirga thermophila genome contains:
- a CDS encoding permease, which gives rise to MGESNLFISTVISALVGSITLIPAFVAFPLVGSFVDAGASIVPAVAFLTTLTMVGIVTFPLEKQEFGLKFATTRNVLSFVFALIIALTMGVIM
- a CDS encoding cupin domain-containing protein, with the protein product MLEKKYVYSLTDDKIIERIVDDENIHLNHMVLVKGTNLPEHYSNSNVYMIIVRGKMTLQLNEQEPHHYTKGDIINIPYKTKMNVHNQDEEVLEFFVVKSPNPKNYREKE
- a CDS encoding DUF6438 domain-containing protein, with product MFEYIKLQRTMCFGTCPVYSVTVDNEGNVNYYGELLIITD
- a CDS encoding permease translates to MIEIIKKNKLLAAVSLAYIFLFIAMPDKAYLSVKNSIYYIIEMLEIMPVIFILTSIIEAWVSKEVIMNGFGEKAGIKGGIFSFLLGSFSAGPIYAAFPICKMLLKKGASIANVVIILSAWAVIKVPMLANEAKFLGPNFMGLRWILTVISILIMSYLMTVFVKKEDIPVQEERDLGKVTGINIKEKYCIGCGLCEKLMPHYFKVVDKKAKWKESKLNETQINELKAIIDKCPVKAIDLK
- a CDS encoding Crp/Fnr family transcriptional regulator; protein product: MNIKNYLSILRLTELFDGFSTEELLNLFKTHNYIISKYNKGSIIHFESEKCNYWDIILKGQVFVQKIDEKGNVLTITEFKVGDSIGGNLLFSRYPYYPMSVVAKSDAEILHIDKDFVLQLCQTSQDFLIQFLTCISDKTAILTSKIKSISMKSIKESIIEFLNYEYYSQKSKEIKLNMTKKELAERLGIQRTSLSRELNKMKKDGLIDYNTHSITICDFDIIRKP